The stretch of DNA CGCATGGTCGGTGTTTGGCCGTATCATCGCGGCCCGCGCCCGCCAGCTCTTCGATCGGGCAGGCCAGCGGATCACGCAGCGCACGCTGCGTATTGGCGTGTCCGCGCGGATTTTTCATCCTGAGCCAGGTGCTAAGGGGCTGCGTGGCAAGACCTTGCAATATCTCGAAGAATCCATTGCGCATTGGGCCATGTCACGCGACGTGCTGGTGTTCATGATTCCGACGGTCGGGCATCAGGGCATGCTGCATCCGAGCAATATCCGCCTGCGCGATTACGCGAGAAATCTGGATGGCCTGTTGCTGCAAGGCGGCGCGGATGTGTCGCCGCAGTCTTACGCGGAAACAGCGAGCCGCCCGGAATGGCCTGGCGACCGTGTGCGCGACATGTACGAACTGGAACTGCTGCACGAGTTCATCGAATCGGGCAAACCGGTACTGGGCGTTTGCCGCGGTTGCCAACTGATTAACGTGGCGTTTGGCGGCACGCTGTACCAGGACATTGCGACCGATGTGCCCACGGCCGATGCGCATGTCAGCGAGCATTACGATCAGCATCGGCATGCGATTCATTTTCCGGATGGTTCGACGTTGCTGAACATGTTTCCTGGACAACGCGATGCCGTGGTGAATTCGATTCATCACCAGGCGGTCAAAACCTTGGGGCGTGATCTCAATATCGAAGCAGTTTCGGCGTCGGATGGCCTGATCGAAGCGGTGCGCTTGCGGCGCGCGCCATTCGTCATGGGGGTGCAATGGCATCCGGAGTTTCACCGCGCGGGTGGGCCGGAGTTGCTCGATTGCACGCCCTTGCTCGATACATTTTTGCGCGCGGCGCGGGAAACCCGTTTTTAAGGACCACTGCGGCGGCAGGCCAGGCGCCTACGGGTATTTCAAAAAAACTGAATCGTTTAATCGTGCCGTTTATGCGTGCCGTTTATGCGTGCCGTTTATGCGTGCATTAATTAGACCCAATGCCTATTGAGTGATTTATCTCGATTTAAAGTGTTGTAGTGAGGCACGTGAAAGTTTCGCGCGATTGCAAATTCGGGTGATAATCCGGAACTGTTTGGGATTCGCAGGGAGCATTGCACGTATGAAGTACCCTTTACCTTCTCTTCTGCGACGCGTCATGCTGTGTGCAACCGCGTGCGCGATGTTGCAGGGCGGCGTTGCCGCCGCACAAGACGCCGATACCATTCCCATGGTTGGCACCCGTCCTGCTATGGGAAGCATGACGCCACAGCCCACCACATCGGCGGTACCGCTTGCAGAAGGCTCTAATGGCGCGCAGGGCGATGTCGCTGAGCTGATGCAACTGATTCACAATTCAAATCTGGTCGAATTACGTACAACCTATAACGGCAGTTATGGTGCGAGCCTGTTTTTCTATCCCCAGGAAATGACGTATTACGCCGCATTATTCCAGGACAAGCATTTTTGGCGCGTGATCAAATCACAGGACGAAGGACGTGCCGAGGCGATTTATGACGGTTTCGTGCGGCAAACGGGGCAACTGGCGGAGGTCGAGATTCGCCGCACCCAGTTGCAGGCACAAAAAGCATTTATTGAGCGGGTGATTGCATTGTCGGAAGATCGTGCGCGCCGCTTGCAGGCGGATATTTCGGTTGCACGCACGCAGCAGGCGAAGGTGAGCGATTACCAGCGTCAGGTACAAGGTCAGGCGGTGGCGCTGAGTGTTGAGAAAGAAAAGGCACAAGGCCAGTTGCGCCAGTTGCAGCGCGAGGTGCAGGTGCTGCAGCGTCAGACCGAAGCCGGTTTGCCTATGCCGCGTTGAGCCGCGGGCCTTCTGGCTTGGTGGCCGAATCCTGATTCGGATTCACCGCGCTTTCACGACGCGCTTTCACGCTTTCGCGCTTTCACGATTAATAGCGTTAGCTTAAAAAAAACAGCCTGGCAAATTCAATTTGCCAGGCTGTTTTTTTATGTTCAAACCGTTGTGAGAGTGGAAGCCGCGGAAGCCCGGAATTTGAGCCGGCACGTGATTACTTCGCAAACTGGTCTGGAATTTCGGTCACACGGCGTTGGGAAATGCTTTGCATCCAGTCGCTGCCAGCAGCCCCGGAAGGCGCACGGGCGGCCGCTCCCGTGTTGGTGCGTGGCAGCGGCGGAGGGGGGGAGCTCGCCTGGGTATTCGCGGAGAGCGCGACTGACGGATAAGAGTTTGTCATCAATGGCGCGGGGGGCGGAGGCGAATACGGGCCGGCTGCCGAATAAGTGGAAGTGGCCTCGGCATGACGCATGGCTCGCGGTGGGATATACGCGGAATCTGTGACGTCGGGTATGACATCCCAGCGCGCGACATTGGCATTCCGATGAATCTTGTGTGGCGCCGCGAGGTAGGTGTCGTCGTAGTAATCGTGACGGGTTTTTCCACGCGTTTTGTCTGTATGGTGTGGGGCACGGGCGGCCATCCGGGTGGCCGCTCTCGTGTCTGTGCGGAATGACGGTTGTTCGGCCAGCGTGGCGCTTTTTTTGACGCGGTTGCTGGCGTGTGTTGAGCGAGGTTTGGCGAGCTGTGCAGCCTTGGCCTGAGTTAATGGTTGCGATTGTGGTTGCGCGGGATGTTGCGTTGCCTCTGGAGCCGTTGGCGTTAACGGCGAGACCGGCGCGGGAGCGACAGCAACCGTTGTGGTTGGGGCCAATGGCAATACGGATTTGCCTGGCGCGGCCGCTTTGGCCGCTTTGGCCGTTTGGGTCGACGCCGAGGCGGGCGCTGGAAGCGCCTGGGCGGTCACGACAGATCCCGACATTCTGTCGGCATGGCTTTCTGGCTGACCGGTTGTGGCGGACGGCACGGTGTCGGACGCTGGCGTATCCAGCACGGTTTTCGACGTTGGCGAATGGCTCAGTGCGAGCCACCCTAGCAGGGCGACGCCACTCAGCGCGCAGACACTGCCTGCGATCACATGACGGCGAGTGGAGGGCGGCGGCATGCTGGCTGGCACGGCCGATGCCATGGTGGACGCGGCTTCTGGTTTCGCCAGCGGCACGATGATGGGCGTGGGCGGTGCTTCGGCCGCAATAGCAGCAGATGCGGCAGCAGACGTAGCGTCATTTCCTGATGGGCCCCACTGGCACATCGCATGCACCGAGCCGGATTCGATGCAAAAGGTGTGCAGCATCGCGGCGTAGAGCGCTTTGAGCTCGGTGCGAAAGCTGATGTTGGGTGGCAGAAGCGACCACTCCTGACCGAATGGCACAGGGATAAGTTCGAGTGGGCGCAGCCGCGGCAGCGCCATGTTGCCTTCAATCAGGGTAAGAGGGACAGTTGTCGACATCGGTCTCTTCGCAGCGCCTTGTTGGGTCTTGTGGCCTCGGGGGGCAGATGTTGACAAAAAACGCCGGCAGACAAGGCGAGGATGCGCTCGTTATCCGGGTGGGTCAGGGTGAAGCCATCGGGAGCGCCGTAATAATACCGTGCTGCTCAGGGAAACAGACGATCAGATTGCTCTGAAAGTCTAAAAGCGTATGCGTATATATCAGTATTCGACACAGATATCGGTTACGAAGTCATGACTGCGAGGGGATTTTAGCATCGGTCCGAACGATATTAAATTGAGACAGATGAGAGTGTGCGATTAAAGCGAATTTGTGAAAGGGATTTGTATTTAATAAGCGACACAATGTCGTCGGCATTGTCATTGGCAACATCGCTGGTTCCTTTTTCCCCAGCCTCGATTCATGGAAATGTCTTTTGCTTTACACGTTGGCGTTTTCATGAAAATGCATGCACTGTCAGTTTTCCTCCCCAGCCAGCCGCTGGGCTTCGCTGCCCTGAAGAAGTGATGAGGCTGCATTGAATCCGATGTCTGGCTTTTTTCCGTTCTTGCGGGTTCCTTACTGGTTATTTATCCGCTGTCCCCTTCGTTTAAGCGCGTGCTTTGCCGCGTGCCCGTCCTAATCGAGAGCGCTATGTCCACCGTCTCCCACGTGTCTCCAAATGAATCGAAAGTCCGGACAGTATTCCGTGTCGTTAGCGGTAACTTTCTCGAAATGTACGATTTCATGGTTTATGGCTATTACGCTTCAGCCATTGCCCGCACTTATTTTCCCAGCGGTAATCAATTTGTCTCGCTGATGCTGTCTTTATCGGTATTCGGCGCGGGTTTTCTGATGCGCCCGTTAGGGGCAATCGTGCTGGGTGCCTATATTGATCACCATGGCCGCCGCAAAGGGCTGATTCTTACGCTTGGGCTGATGGCGCTCGGCACGCTCACGGTCGCGGCGATTCCCGGCTACGCCACGATCGGGGTGCTCGCGCCGGTGCTGGTACTCCTTGGACGGCTGTTGCAGGGGTTCTCGGCGGGAGTCGAGCTGGGCGGGGTCTCGGTTTATCTGTCGGAAATGGCCACCAAAGGCCACAAGGGCTTTTACTGCGCCTGGCAATCGGGTAGCCAGCAAGTCGCGGTGGTGTTCGCCGCGCTGATCGGCGTATTGCTCAGCCAACTGCTGCCCGTCGAGCAGATGAGTGCCTGGGGCTGGCGCGTGCCGTTTCTGATTGGCTGTTTGATCGTGCCGTTCCTGTTTCTGATTCGCCGCTCGCTGAAAGAAACCGATGAATTTCTTGCCCGCAAGCATCGTCCAGGCATGGGCGAGATCATGCAGTCCATGGTGCAGAACTGGCGCGTGGTGTTAGGCGGCATGGGTATGGTCATCATGACGACCGTGTCGTTTTACATGATCACCGCGTACACACCGACCTTTGGCAAGGAAGTGCTGAAGCTCTCGGCGCTCGATACGCTGGTGGTCACGGTGTGTGTGGGGCTGTCAAACCTGATCTGGCTGCCGCTGTCGGGGGCGCTGTCGGATCGCATCGGGCGGCGTCCGGTGTTGCTCTGCTTTACTGTGCTGACGTTACTGACGGCTTATCCCGCTGTGCTGTGGCTGGTGGCTGAACCGTCGTTTGAACGTCTGCTGGCAGTCGAGCTCTGGCTGTCGTTTCTCTACGGCAGCTATAACGGCGCAATGGTCGTCGCCTTGACCGAGGTCATGCCCGTGGAAGTGCGCACCGCAGGGTTTTCGCTGGCGTATAGCCTGGCGACGACCGTCGGCGGATTTACGCCAGCGATCTCGACGCTGCTGATCCACACCACAGGCAATAAGGCTGCTCCGGGATTGTGGTTGAGTGCGGCAGCGCTGTGCGGCCTGATTGCAACGCTCTGGCTGTATCGCACGCCGGAGGCGCGCAATCAGTACCGCATGGCCTAGCACCGCGCGGGCAGTACAGTCGCCCGCAGCGAGTAGCCCATCGCGGGACGCAACGGCGGTTGCGTCCTGATGTCTTCACCTTTGATACAGGTTCGAGACGGGTTCAAGACGGGTTCGAATCAGGCCCTGCACCGCTTTATTCATATCGAATGAAACGGTGCGGGGCTTTTTTTATGAATCCGCCAATCCGCTTACGTGTGTTGTAGTTCGCGGGCCACGGTTTCGATGACTTCGGCCCAGGCGCCGGGATGGGGTTGGCGCACAAGCCGCGCGCTGCCATACCACGGGCTGCGGGCCGTGCCGGTGAACCAGCGCCAGTCAGCGGCGAACGGCAGCATGAGCCACAGCGGGATACGCAGCGCGCCTGTGAGGTGGGCAATCGCTGTATCCACCGACACCACACCGTCGAGCCGTTCGATGATGGCGGCCGTATCCGCGAAATCGTGAATTTTCTCGTGCAGACGGTGGATCGACGCGGCGTGCGGATGGGCCGTGAGTGCGGCGTGTTCGGCTGGGCTGAGATCGGGTTGCAACACGATCCAGTCGATGCCCTTGAGGGCGAAGAGCGGCTCAAGCGCGGCGAGCGGCAGTGAGCGGGTTTCCTGGCGCTGGATGCGGCCCGACCACGCAAGGCCGATCTTGCGCCGCGACTGGCCGCCCAGTGAGCCGCGCCATTTGCGTTGGTAACTGGGCGGCACGCTCAGATGAGCGGTGCGTGGCGGAATCGTCTCGAAGGTGGTGCCGAGTGCGAGGGGCAGGCTCAGTAACGGGCAGTACAGATCGGCGACGATGCGAGGGGTATCCAGCGCGACCAGCGTGATCCGCCAGTTACGCGCGGCAGGCGCGAGTAGCGGCAGCAGTTCGCGCTGCACGGCAAGGATCACACGTGCGGCGCGCTGTGCGGCGAGCGGGACAAAACGGACGAATTGCAGCGTATCGCCGAAGCCCTGTTCGGCCTGAATCAGCAAGGTGTGGTGCGGTGCGAGCGGTTCGCCGTACCAGCGTGGCAGCGGCGGCGCGGGATCATCCGCGAGCAGTTTGAGACGCCATTCGTAATCGGGCAAGCCGCGTGCGAAGTCGCCCTGCGTGAGCCGGGCCAGGGCCCGGTTGAGATACGCGGCAGCCAGATCGGGCCGCAGGCGCAAGGCCTGATCGAAGGCGCGCACAGCGGCGGCGGGGGCGCCGAGCGCCTGATGGGTGGTGCCGAGGCCGAACCAGCCGGGGGCCAGGTGCGGATCGAAGCCCACCGCCCGTTCGAAGTGCGGCCGGGCCTGCGAGTGCTGCCCTAGCGCCGCCAGCGCGTTGCCCAGGCCGGTGAGTGCGAGCGGCAAGTTGGGCTGCAAGGCGAGAACGGCTTCGAAAGCGTGGATGGCTTCATCGTGGCGTCCGGTTGCATCGAGCGTATTGGCCAGATTGAAATGCGCGGCGACGAACTGTGGCTGAAGCGCCAGTGCTGAGCGGAAATGCTCGGTGGCTTTGGCGGATTCGCCCAGCGCATTCAGCGCCATGCCGAGATTGTTGTGTGCGCCGGCATGCTGTGGCTGCAGCTCCAGGGCGCGACGCAATGCGGCGGCGGCTTCTTCATGCTGTCCGAGCGCGTGCAAGGCATTGCCGAGGTTGTTGTGCGAAGAGACGTCGTCCGGTTGCAGGCGGAGCGCTTTCTGGAAGGCATCGACAGCATCTTCGTGGCGTTCGGCCGCTGCGTAAGCATTACCGAGGTTGTAATGCGCCAGCACGAAGGTCGGGGCGAGCGTGAGCGCGTTGCGAAAGCACTCGATCGCGCCATCCAGCTGCCCCATCGCCTTGAGTGCATTGCCGAGGTTCAGTTGCAGTGCGGCATCGCCGGGCCGCAGGTCGGCGGCGCGGCGCACCAGATCGGCGGCTTTGCTGTGCTGGCCCTGCTGATGATGCAGCACGCCCAGCATATGCAAGGCATCGACATGGAGTGGATAGCTGTCGAGGAGCGTGCGGTAGCCGCGTGCGGCCTCCTCAAGACGGCCATTGTGGTGCGCAGCGTAAGCCTGATTGAAAGCGTGTTCCATGAAGGGCGCAATGCCAGGAAAGGAGGGAGCGGCGGAAGGGCAACTGAAGCGTGCATTTTCCCATACTCGGCAGGGGTGTTCGCATGGAAGCCTGTGCGGGCATGTGCATGGGCCTCGGCGGTGGTTTCTCCG from Paraburkholderia hayleyella encodes:
- a CDS encoding gamma-glutamyl-gamma-aminobutyrate hydrolase family protein encodes the protein MNEKTSDPADAPRAVSASHSSPPSPSPGPSSSAVSGPDSDAIQATQPDPAGSPAARAATDEPASASNLTPEPADSSSTLAGRQRDAVEARVSAVAATARQEAAVRRQPMAGHAGPDAGGAAPVAAATATSLSASQTDADADAAASPPAMASTASAGGAATAAARPAGTLPPGFGVPPDFGAPNPPPLGSLPPAPPRYLKQTDSAWSVFGRIIAARARQLFDRAGQRITQRTLRIGVSARIFHPEPGAKGLRGKTLQYLEESIAHWAMSRDVLVFMIPTVGHQGMLHPSNIRLRDYARNLDGLLLQGGADVSPQSYAETASRPEWPGDRVRDMYELELLHEFIESGKPVLGVCRGCQLINVAFGGTLYQDIATDVPTADAHVSEHYDQHRHAIHFPDGSTLLNMFPGQRDAVVNSIHHQAVKTLGRDLNIEAVSASDGLIEAVRLRRAPFVMGVQWHPEFHRAGGPELLDCTPLLDTFLRAARETRF
- a CDS encoding DUF2968 domain-containing protein; this translates as MKYPLPSLLRRVMLCATACAMLQGGVAAAQDADTIPMVGTRPAMGSMTPQPTTSAVPLAEGSNGAQGDVAELMQLIHNSNLVELRTTYNGSYGASLFFYPQEMTYYAALFQDKHFWRVIKSQDEGRAEAIYDGFVRQTGQLAEVEIRRTQLQAQKAFIERVIALSEDRARRLQADISVARTQQAKVSDYQRQVQGQAVALSVEKEKAQGQLRQLQREVQVLQRQTEAGLPMPR
- a CDS encoding MFS transporter gives rise to the protein MSTVSHVSPNESKVRTVFRVVSGNFLEMYDFMVYGYYASAIARTYFPSGNQFVSLMLSLSVFGAGFLMRPLGAIVLGAYIDHHGRRKGLILTLGLMALGTLTVAAIPGYATIGVLAPVLVLLGRLLQGFSAGVELGGVSVYLSEMATKGHKGFYCAWQSGSQQVAVVFAALIGVLLSQLLPVEQMSAWGWRVPFLIGCLIVPFLFLIRRSLKETDEFLARKHRPGMGEIMQSMVQNWRVVLGGMGMVIMTTVSFYMITAYTPTFGKEVLKLSALDTLVVTVCVGLSNLIWLPLSGALSDRIGRRPVLLCFTVLTLLTAYPAVLWLVAEPSFERLLAVELWLSFLYGSYNGAMVVALTEVMPVEVRTAGFSLAYSLATTVGGFTPAISTLLIHTTGNKAAPGLWLSAAALCGLIATLWLYRTPEARNQYRMA
- a CDS encoding tetratricopeptide repeat protein — its product is MEHAFNQAYAAHHNGRLEEAARGYRTLLDSYPLHVDALHMLGVLHHQQGQHSKAADLVRRAADLRPGDAALQLNLGNALKAMGQLDGAIECFRNALTLAPTFVLAHYNLGNAYAAAERHEDAVDAFQKALRLQPDDVSSHNNLGNALHALGQHEEAAAALRRALELQPQHAGAHNNLGMALNALGESAKATEHFRSALALQPQFVAAHFNLANTLDATGRHDEAIHAFEAVLALQPNLPLALTGLGNALAALGQHSQARPHFERAVGFDPHLAPGWFGLGTTHQALGAPAAAVRAFDQALRLRPDLAAAYLNRALARLTQGDFARGLPDYEWRLKLLADDPAPPLPRWYGEPLAPHHTLLIQAEQGFGDTLQFVRFVPLAAQRAARVILAVQRELLPLLAPAARNWRITLVALDTPRIVADLYCPLLSLPLALGTTFETIPPRTAHLSVPPSYQRKWRGSLGGQSRRKIGLAWSGRIQRQETRSLPLAALEPLFALKGIDWIVLQPDLSPAEHAALTAHPHAASIHRLHEKIHDFADTAAIIERLDGVVSVDTAIAHLTGALRIPLWLMLPFAADWRWFTGTARSPWYGSARLVRQPHPGAWAEVIETVARELQHT